A region from the Variovorax sp. RKNM96 genome encodes:
- a CDS encoding sterol desaturase family protein produces the protein MHRLVVLVVPVFALLMACEFAWGWLKRRNTYRFSDTLGSLSQGLLSQVLAVCTQLFQIGLYAMVYPVFAIWTRPTFWDGAIGWIVAVLLFDFCDYWLHRAGHESAVFWAAHSVHHQSQQFNFSTALRQESMVAFLGWAFYLPMAVVGVPPEQFGIAGLIVLVYQFWIHTEHIGKLGWFDRVFSSPSNHRVHHAVNDGYVDRNYGGMLVVWDRMFGTFAEENERAVYGTRKALASFDPLRAILGPYAPLVRDSWHTRKWRDKLAVWFKPPGWRPADVAARFPEAPFSLDEAMHIHDPALTRAQVVSASVHFIGWIGVTLAFLWVADDLAFRTGFELLALAVAGFWAIGAVLDSRIRLRWAWCVQCALLAFSVALLA, from the coding sequence GTGCATCGGCTGGTCGTTCTCGTCGTGCCCGTGTTCGCGCTGCTCATGGCGTGCGAATTTGCGTGGGGTTGGCTCAAGCGCCGCAACACCTACCGCTTCAGCGACACGCTCGGCAGCCTGAGCCAGGGCCTGCTGAGCCAGGTGCTCGCGGTGTGCACGCAGCTCTTCCAGATCGGCCTCTACGCGATGGTCTATCCAGTCTTCGCGATCTGGACGCGGCCCACCTTCTGGGACGGCGCCATCGGCTGGATCGTCGCGGTGCTGCTGTTCGACTTCTGCGACTACTGGCTGCACCGCGCGGGGCACGAGTCGGCGGTGTTCTGGGCTGCGCACTCGGTGCATCACCAGAGCCAGCAGTTCAACTTCTCGACCGCACTGCGGCAGGAGAGCATGGTCGCCTTCCTGGGCTGGGCCTTCTACCTGCCGATGGCGGTGGTCGGCGTGCCGCCCGAGCAATTCGGCATCGCAGGGCTCATCGTGCTGGTCTACCAGTTCTGGATCCACACCGAGCACATCGGCAAGCTCGGCTGGTTCGACCGCGTGTTCTCCTCGCCCTCGAACCATCGCGTGCATCACGCGGTGAACGATGGGTATGTGGACCGCAACTACGGCGGCATGCTCGTGGTGTGGGACCGGATGTTCGGCACCTTCGCCGAAGAAAACGAACGCGCGGTCTACGGCACGCGCAAGGCGCTCGCGAGTTTCGATCCGCTGCGGGCCATCCTCGGGCCGTATGCGCCGCTCGTGCGCGACAGCTGGCACACGCGCAAATGGCGTGACAAGCTCGCGGTGTGGTTCAAGCCACCGGGCTGGCGGCCGGCCGATGTGGCGGCGCGCTTTCCGGAAGCGCCGTTCTCGCTCGACGAGGCGATGCACATCCACGATCCGGCGCTGACCCGTGCGCAGGTCGTCTCGGCATCGGTTCACTTCATCGGATGGATCGGCGTGACGCTTGCCTTTCTGTGGGTCGCCGACGACCTCGCATTCCGCACCGGCTTCGAACTCCTCGCGCTGGCCGTCGCGGGCTTCTGGGCCATCGGCGCGGTGCTCGATTCACGCATCCGCCTGCGATGGGCCTGGTGTGTGCAATGCGCACTGCTGGCGTTCTCGGTGGCGCTCCTGGCTTGA
- a CDS encoding beta-ketoacyl-[acyl-carrier-protein] synthase family protein, with the protein MSSGAAHAVLAASAARAASAPVRVSGMGFVTPIGRTVEAFDDSLFNGRSAVRAQTLEIKGMDPMSLAVAACDFDSNGVRSTSRLPLDRGTAMALAAAQDAAAQAGLGPDSVDPERLGIFWGSGLAGAGTFDTTTSALYGEQKRMRPTTVLTVMPNAAVAELALHFGARGSAIAYACACASSAVAIGEAMRAIRGGWIDVAIVGGHDAMLTPGVMASWHAMRVMAPPPADAPSSACRPFSGDRAGFAIGEGAAALVIESEAHAQARGANAASFVLAGYATNCDGTHITNPDSAGQVRAMRAALRDAGIEASDIGHINAHGTATSAGDAAEAASIREVFGNATPVSATKAIHGHVLGGGGAIELIAALRALAREALPPIANLQTPDAAFDLDFVRGEAREAKGIRYALSNSFAFGGTNAVIVAGLSSDASDAPDR; encoded by the coding sequence ATGAGCAGCGGTGCCGCCCACGCCGTGCTCGCCGCCTCCGCGGCGCGTGCCGCATCGGCGCCCGTGCGCGTGAGCGGCATGGGCTTCGTCACGCCCATCGGCCGCACCGTCGAGGCCTTCGACGATTCGCTGTTCAACGGCCGCTCTGCAGTGCGCGCGCAGACGCTCGAGATCAAGGGCATGGACCCGATGTCGCTCGCCGTGGCCGCCTGCGATTTCGATTCGAACGGCGTGCGCAGCACCTCGCGCCTGCCGCTGGACCGCGGCACGGCCATGGCACTGGCCGCCGCGCAGGATGCGGCCGCGCAGGCGGGCCTCGGCCCCGACAGCGTCGACCCCGAGCGCCTGGGCATCTTCTGGGGCAGCGGCCTCGCCGGCGCGGGCACGTTCGACACCACGACCAGCGCGCTCTACGGCGAACAGAAGCGCATGCGCCCGACGACCGTGCTCACCGTGATGCCGAACGCAGCGGTCGCGGAGCTCGCGCTGCACTTCGGCGCACGCGGCTCGGCCATTGCCTATGCATGCGCCTGCGCCTCCTCGGCCGTGGCGATCGGCGAGGCGATGCGTGCGATTCGCGGTGGCTGGATCGACGTCGCCATCGTCGGCGGCCATGACGCGATGCTCACGCCCGGCGTGATGGCCAGCTGGCACGCGATGCGCGTGATGGCACCGCCACCGGCCGATGCGCCGTCGTCCGCATGCCGGCCCTTCTCCGGCGACCGCGCGGGCTTTGCCATCGGCGAAGGCGCCGCGGCGCTGGTGATCGAGTCCGAAGCGCATGCACAAGCGCGCGGCGCGAACGCCGCATCCTTCGTGCTCGCGGGCTACGCCACCAATTGCGATGGCACGCACATCACGAACCCCGACAGCGCCGGCCAGGTGCGTGCCATGCGGGCCGCCTTGCGCGATGCCGGCATCGAGGCCTCGGACATCGGCCACATCAACGCGCACGGCACAGCTACGTCGGCCGGCGATGCGGCCGAAGCTGCGTCGATCCGCGAGGTGTTCGGCAATGCCACGCCCGTGAGCGCGACCAAGGCGATCCATGGCCATGTGCTCGGCGGCGGCGGCGCCATCGAGCTCATTGCGGCGCTGCGTGCGCTGGCGCGCGAAGCCCTGCCGCCCATCGCGAACCTGCAGACACCCGATGCTGCCTTCGATCTCGACTTCGTTCGCGGCGAAGCGCGCGAAGCCAAGGGCATCCGCTATGCACTCTCCAACTCCTTCGCTTTCGGCGGCACCAACGCGGTGATCGTGGCCGGCCTCTCGTCGGATGCATCGGATGCGCCGGATCGCTGA
- a CDS encoding acyl carrier protein, which translates to MSSPTFNSIATILETDFKVDRSAISPATVLTDLGLDSLALMEFVFAVEDAFHLRIPEDRLDPREAGITLQRLCEVIDTESSGAVAPAGEAAHA; encoded by the coding sequence ATGTCCTCGCCCACCTTCAACAGCATCGCGACGATCCTGGAGACCGACTTCAAGGTCGATCGCAGCGCCATCTCGCCCGCCACCGTGCTCACCGACCTCGGCCTCGACTCGCTCGCGCTGATGGAGTTCGTCTTCGCGGTGGAAGACGCCTTCCATCTGCGCATTCCGGAAGATCGCCTCGATCCGCGCGAAGCCGGCATCACGCTGCAGCGCCTGTGCGAGGTGATCGACACCGAAAGCAGCGGCGCGGTTGCACCAGCCGGCGAAGCGGCCCACGCATGA
- a CDS encoding alpha/beta fold hydrolase, whose amino-acid sequence MSARDASDQLSLVPSEVQRTAVVLLHGLCSTPDELLTVQSALRARGYAAHPLSIDGYSFDASAPLQHAAPYERWLDAIQTQVKALRLKHDRVMLIGISAGSSLALGAAIRCGRDVDALVLMSTTLRFDGWAIPRTQFLLPLAFYTPLGRLWQYRERPPYGVKNERVRAWIERELRHRKISRAGSSVIGVGHLREHDRLIRHVRRNLNAVQCDNVLALHAQQDEVASVANLDILARGLRCRAFRTVVVANSYHMITIDNDRQQVVRETVSFADAVAHGTMPEHPLYA is encoded by the coding sequence ATGAGCGCACGCGACGCCTCCGATCAACTGAGCCTGGTTCCCTCCGAGGTGCAACGCACCGCGGTGGTCCTGCTGCATGGTTTATGCAGCACGCCTGACGAGTTGCTGACCGTGCAATCCGCATTGCGCGCCCGGGGGTATGCGGCACATCCGCTGTCGATCGACGGCTACTCATTCGATGCCAGTGCACCGCTGCAACACGCCGCACCTTACGAACGCTGGCTCGACGCCATCCAGACGCAGGTCAAGGCGCTGCGTCTCAAGCACGACCGCGTGATGCTGATCGGCATCTCCGCCGGCTCCTCGCTCGCGCTGGGCGCGGCCATCCGCTGCGGCCGCGACGTGGATGCGCTGGTGCTCATGTCGACCACGCTGCGCTTCGACGGCTGGGCGATTCCGCGCACGCAGTTCCTTTTGCCGCTGGCCTTCTACACGCCGCTCGGGCGCCTCTGGCAATACCGCGAACGCCCGCCCTACGGCGTGAAGAACGAACGCGTGCGCGCATGGATCGAGCGCGAGCTGCGCCACCGCAAGATCTCGCGCGCCGGCAGCTCGGTGATCGGCGTGGGCCATCTGCGCGAACACGACCGGCTGATCCGCCACGTGCGGCGCAACCTGAACGCCGTGCAGTGCGACAACGTGCTCGCGCTGCATGCCCAGCAGGACGAGGTGGCCAGCGTGGCCAATCTCGACATCCTGGCGCGGGGCCTGCGCTGCCGCGCGTTCCGCACCGTGGTCGTGGCCAACAGCTACCACATGATCACGATAGACAACGACCGTCAACAGGTTGTGCGCGAAACAGTGTCATTCGCCGATGCGGTAGCGCATGGCACGATGCCCGAGCATCCCCTGTACGCATGA
- a CDS encoding response regulator transcription factor, with protein sequence MRILLVEDDAVLRDVMLRSLADAGHRVDVSTNVEDADHLWRVQPFDAVLLDLNLPATASPTSGLASGLTALRQARARGDRTPVLVLTARGRTEERIAGLDAGADDYLGKPFDLAEVEARLRALVRRAKGTEDIVLLGQLKLDRKARRFSTAGGPLDLPAREFEVLWELMSPPGRTVSKRALSDKLSSFDESLGDNALEAFISRLRKKLLGTGASIRTLRGIGYLLEAEV encoded by the coding sequence ATGCGAATCCTGCTTGTCGAAGATGACGCCGTACTGCGCGATGTGATGCTGCGCAGCCTGGCGGACGCGGGCCACCGGGTCGACGTGTCGACCAACGTCGAAGACGCCGACCACCTCTGGCGCGTGCAACCCTTCGACGCGGTGCTGCTTGACCTCAACCTGCCGGCCACCGCGAGCCCCACGAGCGGCCTCGCGAGCGGCCTCACCGCACTGCGACAGGCACGCGCACGCGGCGACCGCACGCCGGTGCTCGTGCTCACCGCGCGCGGCCGCACCGAAGAGCGCATCGCAGGCCTCGATGCGGGTGCCGACGACTACCTGGGCAAGCCCTTCGATCTCGCCGAAGTCGAGGCGCGCCTGCGCGCATTGGTGCGCCGCGCAAAGGGCACCGAAGACATCGTGCTGCTCGGCCAGTTGAAGCTCGACCGCAAGGCGCGTCGCTTCTCCACCGCCGGTGGCCCGCTCGACCTGCCCGCGCGCGAGTTCGAGGTGCTGTGGGAACTGATGAGCCCGCCGGGCCGCACGGTCAGCAAGCGGGCGCTGTCCGACAAGCTCTCGAGCTTCGATGAATCGCTCGGCGACAACGCGCTCGAGGCCTTCATCTCGCGGCTGCGCAAGAAGCTGCTGGGCACCGGCGCGAGCATCCGCACGCTGCGCGGCATCGGCTACCTGCTCGAAGCCGAGGTGTGA
- a CDS encoding sensor histidine kinase — protein MTGDAATRIAPSLTRRVLRNVLVPLALTWMLGAVIALVIANYFSEQAFDRGMLDDAYALSANVQAGERGIELLLTPREVATVLFDQIDKVYFSVQRLDGSLISGESDLQAPLPASGARYRFSDVTYQGKPMRAVTLEHDAEPGIAMPYRVVIAQTTLSRTALVRQLLGFALAPQILLLVLLAVWLWYGIRSDLRPLGDLQRALDRRDVRDLSPVAVAQTSRELQRLGNAVNSLFERLGHSVQAQREFVGNVAHELRTPLAGIRALAEYGLAQHDTAVWREQLERVSERQARASHLIDQLLALALAEEARTSLAREPVRLDALAEQTVLRHLARADARGVDLGARGLDDGVVVMANEALVEGILDNLIDNALRYGGRTITVELAGRTLSVIDDGPGIPLEAQRDLMQRWAQGPAGQKLGQGSGLGLSIVSRYAELLGAELRLEAAEPAGLRVSVAFGEVA, from the coding sequence GTGACGGGCGACGCCGCCACCCGCATCGCACCGTCGCTCACGCGGCGGGTCCTGCGCAATGTGCTGGTGCCGCTGGCACTCACATGGATGCTCGGCGCGGTGATCGCGCTGGTCATCGCCAACTACTTTTCCGAACAGGCCTTCGACCGCGGCATGCTCGACGATGCCTATGCGTTGTCGGCCAACGTGCAGGCGGGCGAGCGCGGCATCGAGTTGCTGCTCACGCCGCGCGAAGTGGCCACGGTGCTCTTCGACCAGATCGACAAGGTCTACTTCTCGGTGCAGCGGCTCGACGGTTCGCTGATCTCGGGCGAATCGGACCTGCAGGCGCCGCTGCCCGCGAGCGGCGCGCGCTACCGTTTCTCCGACGTGACCTACCAGGGCAAGCCCATGCGCGCGGTGACGCTCGAGCACGATGCGGAGCCCGGCATCGCCATGCCCTACCGCGTGGTGATTGCACAGACCACGCTGAGCCGCACGGCGCTCGTGCGGCAACTGCTCGGCTTTGCGCTGGCACCGCAGATCCTGCTGTTGGTGCTGCTCGCCGTGTGGCTCTGGTACGGCATCCGCAGCGACCTGCGGCCGCTCGGCGACCTGCAGCGCGCGCTCGACCGGCGCGACGTGCGCGACCTGTCGCCAGTGGCGGTGGCGCAGACCTCGCGCGAGCTGCAGCGCCTGGGCAATGCGGTCAATTCGTTGTTCGAACGGCTGGGCCACAGCGTGCAGGCGCAGCGCGAGTTCGTGGGCAACGTGGCGCACGAGCTGCGCACGCCGCTGGCGGGCATTCGCGCGCTGGCCGAGTACGGCCTTGCGCAGCACGACACGGCGGTCTGGCGCGAGCAGCTCGAGCGGGTGTCGGAGCGCCAGGCCCGCGCGAGCCACCTGATCGACCAGCTGCTCGCGCTCGCCCTGGCCGAGGAGGCGCGCACGAGCCTGGCCCGCGAGCCGGTGCGCCTCGACGCACTGGCCGAGCAGACGGTGCTGCGCCACCTGGCGCGCGCGGATGCGCGGGGCGTGGACCTCGGTGCGCGCGGCCTCGATGACGGCGTGGTCGTGATGGCCAATGAAGCACTGGTCGAAGGCATTCTCGACAACCTCATCGACAACGCGCTGCGCTATGGCGGCCGCACGATCACCGTCGAGCTTGCAGGGCGCACGCTGAGCGTGATCGACGACGGGCCCGGCATTCCGCTCGAGGCGCAGCGCGACCTGATGCAACGGTGGGCGCAGGGCCCTGCCGGGCAGAAGCTGGGGCAGGGCTCGGGGCTGGGGCTGTCGATCGTGTCGCGCTATGCCGAGCTGCTGGGGGCGGAGTTGCGACTCGAAGCGGCCGAGCCCGCGGGCTTGCGCGTGAGCGTGGCGTTCGGAGAGGTCGCCTAG
- a CDS encoding VOC family protein → MMQLARIHHVAIICADYARSKRFYTEVLGLRVVAENYRAARASYKLDLALPDGTQIELFSFPEAPARPTRPEAQGLRHLSFEVHDVQAAADELAAQGIAVEPLRIDEYTGRRFTFFADPDGLPLELYEAEPAEDLDALLLKLEGALHLREVRSSAAQLEELLDDDFRELGVSGVEWTRPAIIEALRDEAFSERTISDFRVQRMAPDIALVTYRAHRAAIPQRPSADSLRSSLWRLRRGRWRMAFHQGTPLPTQT, encoded by the coding sequence ATGATGCAGCTCGCCCGCATTCACCACGTCGCCATCATCTGCGCCGACTACGCACGCTCGAAGCGCTTCTACACCGAGGTGCTCGGGCTGCGCGTGGTCGCCGAGAACTACCGTGCCGCACGCGCTTCGTACAAGCTCGATCTCGCGCTGCCTGACGGTACGCAGATCGAGCTGTTCTCGTTTCCCGAAGCACCTGCGCGTCCCACCCGGCCCGAGGCGCAGGGGCTGCGGCACCTGTCCTTCGAAGTGCACGACGTGCAGGCCGCGGCCGATGAACTCGCGGCGCAAGGCATCGCGGTCGAGCCGTTGCGCATCGACGAATACACGGGCCGGCGCTTCACCTTCTTCGCCGATCCCGATGGGCTTCCGCTCGAACTCTACGAAGCCGAGCCGGCGGAAGACCTCGATGCGCTGCTGTTGAAACTCGAAGGCGCCTTGCATCTTCGCGAAGTGCGAAGCAGTGCCGCGCAGCTCGAGGAATTGCTCGACGACGACTTTCGCGAACTCGGCGTTTCAGGCGTCGAATGGACACGGCCCGCGATCATCGAGGCATTGCGCGACGAAGCCTTCTCGGAGCGAACGATCTCGGACTTCCGCGTGCAACGCATGGCGCCCGACATCGCGCTGGTCACCTACCGCGCGCACCGTGCCGCGATACCGCAGCGGCCCTCGGCCGATTCGCTTCGCAGCTCGTTGTGGCGACTGCGGCGCGGCAGATGGCGCATGGCGTTCCACCAGGGCACGCCGCTGCCGACGCAGACCTAG
- a CDS encoding GNAT family N-acetyltransferase has product MSQGTAWTLRRADADDAASIAECAIEAFRHYIPRLGLTPIPMTKDYRAAIADAQVWVATQQNETIAALVLDITDEGFLIDVIAVRPQHQGTGVGRVLLELAEHEALRQGHDSIYLFTNEKMTENRALYERIGYVEYKRVAFAERTRVFLRKPLR; this is encoded by the coding sequence GTGAGCCAAGGGACGGCATGGACCCTCCGCCGGGCCGACGCGGACGATGCGGCATCCATCGCCGAATGCGCCATCGAGGCCTTTCGACACTACATCCCGCGCCTCGGCCTCACGCCGATTCCGATGACCAAGGACTACCGCGCAGCCATCGCCGATGCGCAGGTCTGGGTCGCCACGCAGCAGAACGAAACCATCGCCGCGCTGGTGCTCGACATCACCGACGAAGGCTTCCTGATCGACGTGATTGCGGTGCGGCCGCAGCACCAGGGCACCGGCGTCGGCCGCGTCCTGCTCGAACTCGCCGAGCATGAAGCGCTCCGGCAAGGCCACGATTCGATCTACCTCTTCACCAACGAGAAGATGACCGAGAACCGCGCGCTCTACGAACGCATCGGCTATGTCGAATACAAGCGCGTCGCCTTCGCCGAGCGCACCCGCGTCTTCCTGCGCAAGCCCTTGAGATAA
- a CDS encoding RidA family protein: protein MARIEQRLAALGLVLPPTVTPPPGVVLPFQFVRLIGRRAIVSGHGPLNADGTIAAPLGKLGREVTVEQGYAAARLTALAMLGSLQRALGDLDRITAWTRVFGMVASAPGFDKQPAVINGFSDLILELFGPDIGAHARSAVGMAELPFNIPVEIEGEVEFDA from the coding sequence ATGGCCCGCATCGAACAACGACTGGCCGCGCTCGGCCTCGTTCTTCCCCCGACCGTGACGCCGCCACCCGGCGTCGTGCTGCCTTTTCAGTTCGTGCGGCTCATCGGCCGCCGCGCCATCGTCTCGGGCCATGGCCCGCTCAACGCCGACGGCACCATCGCCGCGCCGCTCGGCAAGCTGGGCCGCGAGGTGACGGTCGAGCAAGGCTATGCGGCAGCACGCCTCACGGCCCTCGCGATGCTCGGCAGCCTGCAGCGCGCGCTGGGCGATCTTGATCGCATCACGGCCTGGACGCGCGTGTTCGGCATGGTCGCCTCGGCACCTGGCTTCGACAAGCAGCCCGCGGTGATCAACGGCTTCTCGGACCTCATCCTCGAACTCTTCGGGCCCGACATCGGCGCGCATGCGCGCAGTGCCGTGGGCATGGCGGAGCTGCCGTTCAACATCCCGGTCGAGATCGAGGGCGAGGTGGAGTTCGACGCGTGA
- a CDS encoding alkene reductase: MSTLFDPVQAGDLKLANRIVMAPLTRNRSPNAVPPELAVTYYAQRATAGLLITEATAISHQGQGYADVPGLYGTEQLDAWKRVTDAVHAEGGKIVVQLWHVGRVSHTELQPDGGKPVAPSAITAKTKTVLIKGGVPTFVETSEPRALDAGELPGIVHAYAVAARSAVETAGFDGVEVHGANGYLLDQFLKDGSNKRTDDYGGRIENRARLLLEATRAVVDAVGGGKTGIRLSPVTPANDVHDSDPQPLFTYVVKQLAQLNLAYIHIIEGATGGPREIEDRPFDYEALKAAYREAGGKGAWMVNNGYDKPLADEAVKEGDDLVAFGKPFISNPDLVRRLRENAPLNALDKATMYGGGAKGYTDYPALG, encoded by the coding sequence ATGTCCACCCTTTTCGACCCCGTACAGGCCGGCGACCTGAAGCTCGCCAACCGCATCGTGATGGCGCCGCTGACGCGCAACCGCTCGCCCAACGCCGTGCCGCCCGAGCTGGCCGTCACCTACTACGCGCAGCGTGCCACCGCGGGCCTGCTGATCACCGAAGCCACCGCCATCAGCCACCAGGGCCAGGGCTACGCCGACGTGCCCGGCCTCTACGGCACCGAGCAGCTGGACGCCTGGAAGCGCGTGACCGACGCGGTGCACGCCGAGGGCGGCAAGATCGTCGTTCAGCTCTGGCATGTGGGCCGCGTCTCGCACACCGAACTGCAACCCGATGGCGGAAAGCCCGTCGCCCCCTCGGCCATCACCGCCAAGACCAAGACCGTGCTCATCAAGGGCGGCGTGCCGACCTTCGTCGAAACCTCCGAGCCGCGCGCGCTCGATGCCGGTGAACTGCCGGGCATCGTCCACGCCTACGCCGTCGCCGCCCGCAGCGCGGTGGAAACCGCCGGCTTCGACGGTGTCGAAGTGCACGGCGCCAACGGCTACCTGCTCGACCAGTTCCTGAAGGACGGCAGCAACAAGCGCACCGACGACTACGGCGGCCGCATCGAGAACCGCGCGCGCCTCTTGCTCGAAGCCACGCGCGCCGTCGTCGACGCGGTCGGTGGCGGCAAGACCGGCATCCGCCTGTCGCCCGTCACGCCTGCCAACGACGTGCACGACAGCGACCCGCAGCCGCTCTTCACCTACGTGGTCAAGCAGCTCGCGCAGCTGAACCTCGCCTACATCCACATCATCGAAGGCGCCACCGGCGGCCCGCGCGAGATCGAGGACCGCCCCTTCGACTACGAAGCCCTCAAGGCCGCGTACCGCGAAGCCGGCGGCAAGGGCGCATGGATGGTCAACAACGGCTACGACAAGCCGCTGGCCGACGAAGCCGTGAAGGAAGGCGACGACCTCGTGGCCTTCGGCAAGCCCTTCATCTCGAACCCCGACCTGGTGCGCCGCCTGCGCGAAAACGCACCGCTCAACGCGCTCGACAAGGCCACCATGTACGGCGGCGGCGCGAAGGGCTACACGGACTATCCGGCACTCGGCTGA